A region of the Candidatus Methylomirabilis oxygeniifera genome:
GCTTTGCCAAGTTCGTGCTACCACGGTGGCTGGAGGAAGAGGCGGCGCGGGCGAAAAAGACAGAGGTGGCGCGAGCTGCGAAGCCCACACCGATGACGACACTTTTGCAGGCGGCCTGAACGCATGAAGTTCCGAAATAAATCGAGCCGATCTCGCCAGTTGCGGGATCGGCTCGATCTCTATGAAAGGGGGGAGGACTGTACTGTTCCCATCCACAGGTAACGCTTCAGATGATGCCGCATGAATCCTTGACCCTCTCAGAGGGTAAGATTATAGTGACGACAATGGACGGCTACTGTGGTTCGATTCAGCAGAAGTAGTGCGTACCCACGCAACCGACTCGAACCTGCCGGCCGTCGGAGTTGTGAGTAGCCTCGTCGCCGTAACGACGGTAACGTAGTCGGTTACACCCTGCTGGTTGCCCGCGTGTATGGAGTAGCCTACTTGCGAGGCGCGAGCGATCGGCTCCTCTGAAGCCGGATCAGGGGAGATCCTGTCGCACGGCTGTTCTGTACTGAACTTATTATCACTTCGGTTTCTTGTCGTGATAGCCTTACGCTGGAAGTGATGGCCGCATCCGACTTGCTGCGCCTGGTGGCGGGAAAGGCATGAGGCGGGAGAAGCGGACGAAAAGGAGGTAATCCTGTG
Encoded here:
- a CDS encoding protein of unknown function (Evidence 5 : No homology to any previously reported sequences) encodes the protein MPGAEFYSDLLVYMYLITFGFVTFMLSFVWGFAKFVLPRWLEEEAARAKKTEVARAAKPTPMTTLLQAA